The genomic region TTTCATAGTAATTTTGTTGCTTCCATCAGTTTTATAATTATTCTAACTACATAGAAAAACGTAACAACTAAAACATTCAAATGAACTTTGGTCTCATTTTTCACATGCAGGACTAACTTTTGTAACAATGATACAAATGCAAAGGCAACAAGCCTTGAAGCACCAGTAAAGTTATTCATCAGTAAACTGAAAGTTTGCGAATCTCGCAAACACTTTATTTACATACATCTTTTCTATAAAGAGATATATTGGTGTACATCAAACATACAATCGAAATCAAGCAGCTTTCGACTCCAGATCTTGCAACCCACAGACCATATTAGCTGGCACCGCCACGTCTATCATTTTCGGATATGACAGCTTCAAATCTGTTAAGAAATTTGGTTAAAAAATGACGtatttttataaattattaaTCATTTGTACAAATGAACACTATCATCTACTTACTTTCCATGATACTTTTGAATGTTTCCTGAAATAAAAAAAGGTTAGATTAGTATgcagaaaacaaaacaaaatctcCATGAGAGTCATCACTAGTTTTACTTTCTGGGCCAATTTTGAAATATTTACGCATTTATAGGGTAAAATATACATTATACACATATTTTCCACCTCTAGCATAAAGAATGATATTAACGTACCTCATCTTTTGTGAGGCGAGGGTTATATAGCATCTCTTCTCCCACAGTGCTAACCTGAAAACCATTGGTTGAACCTACATTCCGTACGTAaattgccaaaaaaaaaaaaaaaatctgctAACCGTGAACCCTTTATAATCATGAGCAGGATAGATGAACGTGTCCTTTGGCAATGTAAAGATCTGGACAGATGATAACCAAAAGATATTCAGTTGCATTTTAAAGAAAAATCGAGAACACGATGCATATCAGTTCTTTCATCTTTCAATTGGTAGAATTGTATGTTCTTGCCTGTGAGTGGACCGATTCATATAGCTGCTCAGAACTTCCACCCTGCAACAAAatgattattaaaaaaaaactaactattATCGACAAAGTTTCCACTTATTAAAATACTAATAATTATACTACTGAACCTGAAAATCCGTTCTTCCACATCCACGTATTAACAAAGCATCACCAGTAAATGCCATTCTAGGTTGAGGCTGATCAGGTCCATCACCGGTAACATACGTAACACAACCTACTGTATGCCCTGGAGTTGCACGAACCTGAAGTAAAACACGACAATAATTAGTTAATTATTTAGTAAATAGTTCAGTTAATGGCACAACAGACAACCCTTTTTGTGACATCTGAAACAAATAAGTTTTTTAACCTCCAAATAAAGATCGCCAAATTGAATTTTGTCACCAGCTTCAACGAGAATATCGGCTGATGCTTTGCTTGCTTTGGAAATGATAGACTTAACACCAGGAACTTTAGTCTGCATAGAATGATCATGTCATATGTGGTCTTCAATAGTGCCATTATGGTTCTTGATAAAAAGAGTACAGATCGTGAAGTCTGTTTTATACCTTGATCAGCCCACTCCCAGTGACATGATCCGCATGCACATGGGTGTTGATAGCGTATACGAGTTTCAATCCTAGATCATTTACAAGAGATAGATCCCTATCCACAGTCCTATCTACTGGGTCAACCAACTGCAAGTTTCcgatatataaaaaaacaaatcaaATAAGTGGTCTTCTTAAGACGATCATAAAATGAACGGAAAGTCTTTCGCAGACATGAACATAAACAATGCATCAACACCATATCTTGTACAATCTTTGGCTTTATTGAACTACTCATAAGTCATATCCAATATGGAAAAATTCAACAGGATTCTTCTAAAGCAGCCTGACCCGAAGCAGCCTTTAAAGCAGCCTGACCCACCGTGAAAGCACTAC from Helianthus annuus cultivar XRQ/B chromosome 10, HanXRQr2.0-SUNRISE, whole genome shotgun sequence harbors:
- the LOC110885953 gene encoding persulfide dioxygenase ETHE1 homolog, mitochondrial, yielding MLRLRCLLLTSCNPLPFNRQFLHSPIVSCSSSVRSKMQSINYTTGSSTKLLFRQLFEKESSTYTYLLADASHPDKPALLVDPVDRTVDRDLSLVNDLGLKLVYAINTHVHADHVTGSGLIKTKVPGVKSIISKASKASADILVEAGDKIQFGDLYLEVRATPGHTVGCVTYVTGDGPDQPQPRMAFTGDALLIRGCGRTDFQGGSSEQLYESVHSQIFTLPKDTFIYPAHDYKGFTVSTVGEEMLYNPRLTKDEETFKSIMENLKLSYPKMIDVAVPANMVCGLQDLESKAA